The following proteins come from a genomic window of Synechococcus sp. NB0720_010:
- a CDS encoding alpha/beta hydrolase: protein MTSHPDQLQLGPENAQQRLVLLHGWGADADDLLDLGELLVNPGTSVVALRAPEPHPYGSGRQWYDLQPIDWDALPSARSGLQARLLALAESVPLERTVLLGFSQGAAMALDVGTALPLAGIAACSGYPHQGWQAPSACPPVLLTHGRQDPVVPFMASEELLQQLQASGQSAQLLAFDGGHGIDESLFPELKRFITERIAPSQGLPQ from the coding sequence ATGACCAGCCATCCCGACCAGCTCCAACTCGGGCCTGAGAACGCGCAACAGCGACTCGTTCTGCTGCACGGCTGGGGAGCCGATGCCGATGACCTCCTGGATCTCGGGGAACTGCTCGTCAACCCAGGGACCAGTGTTGTCGCCCTGCGGGCGCCAGAGCCCCACCCCTATGGGAGCGGACGGCAGTGGTACGACCTGCAGCCCATCGATTGGGACGCCCTGCCCTCAGCACGCTCCGGCCTCCAAGCCCGGCTTCTCGCCCTCGCCGAGAGCGTCCCCCTCGAGCGGACCGTGCTGCTGGGGTTCTCCCAGGGCGCAGCCATGGCCCTTGATGTCGGCACAGCACTGCCCTTAGCCGGCATTGCCGCCTGCAGCGGCTACCCCCATCAAGGCTGGCAAGCGCCGTCTGCCTGCCCCCCCGTGCTCCTGACCCATGGCCGCCAAGACCCGGTGGTGCCGTTCATGGCCAGCGAAGAACTGCTGCAGCAACTCCAAGCCAGCGGACAGTCAGCGCAATTGCTGGCCTTTGACGGCGGCCATGGCATCGATGAATCGCTCTTCCCTGAGCTCAAACGCTTCATCACTGAGCGGATCGCGCCCAGCCAAGGCCTGCCTCAGTGA
- a CDS encoding DUF3155 domain-containing protein, with amino-acid sequence MSKKRKRISRRRLAGQRVLAHVGVHNIETGEYKPVTAARRYIAESGIVPPALVNVRRNEHTTDRFFWGEKGLFSAQYAEENHFLFPSLREIVDRIGEDNLFAGLEAMAADDWEEMEEYEYAFV; translated from the coding sequence ATGTCCAAAAAGCGCAAGCGCATCAGCCGCCGCCGGCTTGCTGGCCAGCGAGTCCTGGCTCATGTCGGTGTTCACAACATCGAGACCGGTGAATACAAGCCGGTGACGGCTGCCCGCCGCTACATCGCCGAGTCAGGGATCGTTCCTCCCGCTCTGGTGAACGTGCGTCGTAACGAGCACACCACGGACCGCTTCTTCTGGGGCGAAAAAGGTCTGTTTAGTGCCCAATACGCCGAGGAGAACCACTTCCTCTTCCCTTCCCTACGAGAGATCGTCGATCGCATTGGCGAAGACAACCTCTTTGCTGGTCTCGAGGCGATGGCCGCCGACGACTGGGAAGAAATGGAAGAGTACGAATACGCCTTCGTCTGA
- a CDS encoding photosystem II reaction center protein K: protein MAAYALQTLAQLPEAYQAFGPLIDILPIIPLFFLLLAFVWQASVGFR, encoded by the coding sequence ATGGCCGCCTACGCCCTGCAGACCCTGGCCCAGCTGCCCGAGGCCTACCAAGCCTTCGGTCCTCTGATTGACATCCTGCCGATCATTCCCCTGTTCTTCCTGCTGCTGGCCTTTGTCTGGCAAGCCTCCGTCGGCTTCCGCTGA
- a CDS encoding DUF4079 domain-containing protein gives MPEALAFNLNFLHPLAMWGLLALSGYAMFLGIKAKKTRTADAEARKTLIKGQFAKRHYLYGSAVLAVMVLGTFGGMAVTYLNNGKLFVGPHLLVGIAMTCGLAMAAALSPLMQQGNLIARKLHVMLNMGVFTLFLWQAVSGMQILNKIWENRPA, from the coding sequence ATGCCGGAAGCTCTCGCCTTCAATCTCAACTTCCTGCACCCGCTGGCTATGTGGGGCCTGCTGGCCCTGAGCGGCTACGCGATGTTCCTTGGCATCAAGGCCAAGAAAACGCGTACCGCTGATGCCGAAGCGCGTAAGACCCTGATCAAGGGGCAGTTCGCGAAACGCCATTACCTCTATGGCAGTGCCGTCTTGGCGGTGATGGTGCTGGGCACTTTTGGCGGCATGGCCGTCACCTACTTGAACAACGGCAAGCTGTTCGTCGGCCCTCACCTGCTGGTGGGCATCGCCATGACCTGCGGACTCGCGATGGCTGCTGCCCTGTCCCCGCTAATGCAGCAGGGCAATCTGATCGCCCGCAAGCTGCACGTGATGCTGAACATGGGGGTCTTCACCTTGTTCCTCTGGCAAGCCGTGAGCGGGATGCAAATCCTCAACAAGATCTGGGAAAACCGCCCCGCTTGA
- a CDS encoding adenosylcobinamide-GDP ribazoletransferase — MLRDWAGAWIFYSVLPLPPGVTPRFERIARFAPWVGLAIGLLEAALWQLLAPAGPLVQIPLVLALGISLSGGLHLDGLMDTADGLAAPAERRLEAMDDSRVGASGVQALLVALLLRAAALAWLGPLAPFALVWASVWARVSPLFAMQWFPYLRQSEGTAAFHLRHWQGLLAELVPSLLLAFALSGLLLGLGLSPWAGLGWLGVLPAMLIPWVLGRRLGGHSGDSYGACVEWSLSWILLLLAVSAG, encoded by the coding sequence ATGCTCAGGGATTGGGCTGGAGCCTGGATTTTTTACAGCGTCCTTCCGCTGCCGCCCGGGGTCACGCCGCGGTTTGAGCGCATTGCCCGCTTTGCCCCTTGGGTGGGTCTGGCGATTGGGCTGTTGGAGGCAGCGCTGTGGCAGCTGCTCGCGCCCGCGGGTCCGCTGGTGCAGATCCCCCTGGTCTTGGCCCTGGGCATCAGCCTGAGCGGCGGGCTGCATCTCGATGGGCTGATGGATACGGCCGATGGCCTGGCCGCCCCTGCTGAACGTCGTCTGGAGGCCATGGACGACAGCCGGGTTGGGGCGAGCGGGGTCCAGGCGCTGTTGGTGGCTCTCTTGCTGCGCGCTGCGGCGTTGGCCTGGCTTGGCCCCCTGGCGCCTTTCGCCCTGGTCTGGGCTTCGGTTTGGGCGCGGGTTTCACCGCTGTTTGCGATGCAGTGGTTTCCCTATCTGCGCCAGAGCGAGGGCACGGCGGCTTTTCACCTGCGCCATTGGCAGGGTCTGCTGGCTGAATTGGTGCCCTCGTTGCTGTTGGCTTTTGCCCTCAGCGGCCTGCTGCTGGGACTCGGGCTCAGTCCATGGGCCGGGTTGGGCTGGCTCGGTGTGCTGCCGGCCATGCTGATTCCTTGGGTGTTGGGCCGGCGCTTGGGCGGCCACAGCGGCGACAGCTACGGCGCTTGCGTGGAGTGGAGCCTTAGTTGGATCCTGTTGCTGTTGGCCGTTTCGGCAGGCTGA
- a CDS encoding 4-hydroxy-3-methylbut-2-enyl diphosphate reductase — MDTRAFKRSLHHSDRYNRRGFGLGEEVAGSLEQAYQSNLIASIRENGYELKHGRLQVKLAEAFGFCWGVERAVAMAYETRKHYPTERIWITNEIIHNPSVNDHLREMDVLFIDVENGVKDFSKVASGDVVILPAFGATVQEMQLLNERGCHIVDTTCPWVSKVWNTVEKHKKHDITSIIHGKVKHEETLATSSFAGTYLVVLDLAEAQLVCDYILASSGGANPSAEQRQAFMERFSNACSPGFDPDRDLARVGVANQTTMLKSETEEIGRLFERTMLKRFGPAELNDHFLAFNTICDATQERQDAMFALVDEPLDLMVVIGGYNSSNTTHLQEIAITRGIRSFHIDTPERIGPSNRIEHKPLGAELEVVEPFLPSGPLRVGITSGASTPDRVVEDVISRLMALADA; from the coding sequence GTGGATACCCGCGCGTTTAAGCGATCGCTGCATCACTCCGATCGCTACAACCGCCGCGGCTTTGGTCTGGGGGAAGAGGTGGCCGGGAGCCTTGAGCAGGCTTATCAAAGCAATCTGATCGCCAGCATCCGTGAAAACGGATACGAGCTCAAACATGGTCGACTTCAGGTGAAGTTGGCCGAAGCCTTCGGTTTCTGCTGGGGGGTCGAGCGGGCCGTGGCCATGGCCTACGAAACCCGCAAGCACTATCCGACTGAGCGGATCTGGATCACCAACGAGATCATTCACAACCCCTCGGTGAACGATCACCTGCGGGAGATGGACGTGCTGTTCATCGACGTCGAGAACGGCGTCAAAGACTTCTCCAAGGTCGCCAGTGGCGATGTGGTGATCCTTCCCGCCTTTGGCGCCACCGTCCAGGAGATGCAACTACTCAACGAGCGGGGCTGCCACATCGTCGACACCACCTGCCCCTGGGTCTCCAAGGTGTGGAACACCGTGGAGAAGCACAAGAAGCACGACATCACCTCGATCATTCACGGCAAGGTGAAGCACGAGGAGACCCTCGCCACCAGCTCCTTTGCCGGCACCTACCTGGTGGTGCTCGATCTGGCCGAAGCGCAGCTGGTCTGCGATTACATCCTCGCCAGCAGCGGTGGAGCAAACCCCAGCGCGGAGCAGCGTCAGGCGTTTATGGAGCGCTTCTCCAATGCCTGCTCACCGGGCTTTGATCCCGACCGGGATCTCGCTCGCGTCGGCGTGGCGAACCAGACCACCATGCTCAAGAGCGAAACCGAAGAAATCGGTCGCTTGTTCGAGCGCACGATGCTCAAGCGCTTTGGTCCCGCTGAGCTCAACGACCACTTCCTGGCCTTCAACACCATCTGCGATGCCACCCAAGAGCGGCAGGACGCGATGTTCGCCCTGGTGGATGAGCCCCTCGATCTGATGGTGGTCATTGGCGGCTACAACTCCTCCAACACCACCCACCTGCAGGAGATCGCCATCACGCGCGGGATTCGCTCGTTCCACATCGACACCCCTGAGCGCATTGGCCCCAGCAACCGGATTGAACACAAGCCCCTGGGGGCCGAGCTGGAGGTGGTCGAGCCCTTCCTCCCCAGCGGTCCGCTGCGGGTGGGCATCACCTCCGGCGCTTCCACTCCCGATCGCGTTGTGGAGGATGTGATTAGCCGTTTGATGGCCTTAGCCGACGCCTAG
- the purH gene encoding bifunctional phosphoribosylaminoimidazolecarboxamide formyltransferase/IMP cyclohydrolase — MAPTALLSVSNKEGLVPLAQGLLAAGYQLISSGGTAAALSAAGVPVTKVAEHTGAPEILGGRVKTLHPRIHGGILAKRSDSSHQSDLVDQGIAPIDVVVVNLYPFRETIARPDVSWDAAIENIDIGGPAMVRAAAKNHADVAVLTSPAQYPAFLKALASGAISPELRRQLALEAFSHTAEYDTAISQWLSAQLASQSAGTFSLELPARQSLRYGENPHQSATWYAQPGAGLGAGEQLQGKELSYNNILDLEAALATVREFGYGGQPAGGNAFKPAAVVVKHTNPCGVATGTGSANAIERALDADRLSAFGGIVAINGPVDGATAGHLTSLFLECVVAPSFDPEARELLSAKANLRLLELAPEAIERASRQQLRSVLGGLLVQDLDDQPVDETAWQVVSKRQPSPQELADLAFCWRLVRHVRSNAITVARGGQSLGIGAGQMNRVGSAKIALETAGDKARGAVLASDGFFPFDDTVRLAAQYGITAVIQPGGSVRDADSIAACDELGLVMVTTGRRHFLH; from the coding sequence ATGGCGCCCACGGCCCTGCTCAGCGTGTCCAATAAGGAAGGGCTGGTGCCCTTGGCCCAGGGGCTGTTGGCGGCTGGTTATCAGCTGATTTCAAGCGGCGGTACGGCCGCGGCGTTGTCGGCCGCTGGGGTTCCGGTGACCAAGGTCGCTGAGCACACCGGTGCCCCCGAGATCCTTGGGGGACGCGTGAAAACACTGCACCCCCGGATTCACGGCGGAATCCTGGCCAAGCGCTCGGACTCCTCCCACCAGAGTGATCTGGTCGACCAGGGCATTGCCCCGATCGATGTGGTCGTGGTCAATCTCTATCCCTTCCGCGAGACGATTGCTCGGCCCGATGTCAGCTGGGACGCGGCGATTGAGAACATCGACATCGGCGGGCCAGCGATGGTGCGCGCAGCTGCCAAGAACCATGCGGACGTGGCGGTCCTGACCAGTCCGGCGCAATATCCCGCCTTTCTGAAGGCCCTGGCCTCTGGAGCGATTAGCCCTGAGCTGCGGCGTCAGCTGGCCCTGGAAGCCTTCAGCCACACCGCTGAGTACGACACCGCCATCAGCCAGTGGCTGAGTGCGCAGCTGGCATCGCAGAGCGCCGGCACGTTCAGCCTGGAGTTGCCCGCGCGCCAAAGCCTGCGCTACGGCGAAAATCCCCACCAAAGCGCCACCTGGTACGCCCAGCCTGGGGCTGGCCTGGGTGCTGGCGAGCAGCTCCAGGGCAAGGAGCTCAGCTACAACAACATCCTTGATCTCGAGGCTGCCCTCGCCACGGTGCGTGAGTTCGGCTACGGCGGACAGCCTGCGGGGGGCAACGCCTTCAAGCCTGCGGCGGTCGTGGTTAAGCACACCAATCCCTGCGGCGTGGCCACTGGGACAGGCAGCGCCAATGCGATTGAGCGGGCACTGGATGCGGATCGCCTCTCGGCCTTTGGCGGCATTGTTGCGATCAATGGTCCCGTCGATGGCGCCACCGCCGGACATCTGACCAGCCTGTTCCTGGAGTGCGTGGTTGCGCCCTCCTTTGATCCGGAGGCCCGCGAGCTGCTTTCGGCGAAGGCCAATTTGCGTTTGCTCGAGCTGGCACCGGAGGCGATTGAGCGGGCCAGCCGGCAACAGCTCCGCAGCGTTCTGGGTGGACTTCTAGTGCAGGACCTGGACGATCAGCCCGTCGACGAGACCGCTTGGCAGGTGGTGAGCAAGCGCCAGCCCAGCCCGCAAGAACTGGCGGATTTGGCCTTCTGTTGGCGTCTGGTGCGTCACGTGCGCTCCAACGCCATCACCGTGGCCCGCGGCGGTCAAAGCCTTGGCATCGGCGCCGGTCAGATGAACCGTGTGGGTTCGGCCAAGATTGCCCTGGAGACCGCTGGGGACAAGGCCCGTGGAGCCGTACTGGCTAGTGATGGCTTCTTCCCCTTCGATGACACCGTTCGCTTGGCGGCCCAGTACGGCATCACGGCGGTGATTCAGCCCGGGGGCAGCGTCCGCGACGCGGACTCGATTGCCGCCTGCGACGAGTTGGGCCTGGTGATGGTCACCACGGGCCGCCGCCATTTCCTGCACTGA
- a CDS encoding DUF1997 domain-containing protein, whose product MISSVTTPGPEVDASDLPLRRSEDTRVRCYSSQFADVMEMRAPAKTVAAYLDRHEGWFRRCAAPMEVNSLGQNGYRLTLGRFGNFGFEVEPTIGLELLPQSQGVYRICTVPPEQFQPGLRELYDVEFNAALRLEEQNAEIPQTDVRWELDLSVWIKLPAVIGLLPESLVQSSGDHLLRQIVRQISRRLTWKVQEDFHATHGLDCPPRRRAQF is encoded by the coding sequence TTGATCTCATCGGTGACCACACCTGGACCTGAGGTCGACGCCAGCGACCTGCCCCTGCGGCGCAGCGAGGACACACGGGTCCGCTGCTACAGCAGCCAATTCGCCGATGTGATGGAGATGCGGGCCCCCGCCAAAACCGTGGCGGCCTACCTCGATCGCCACGAAGGTTGGTTCCGCCGTTGCGCGGCCCCCATGGAGGTCAACAGCCTGGGGCAAAACGGCTATCGGCTCACCCTCGGCCGCTTCGGCAACTTCGGCTTCGAAGTGGAACCGACGATTGGCCTGGAACTTCTGCCTCAAAGCCAAGGCGTCTATCGCATTTGCACAGTGCCGCCTGAGCAGTTCCAACCGGGCCTGCGGGAGCTCTACGACGTGGAGTTCAATGCGGCCCTCCGTCTGGAAGAGCAAAACGCAGAGATCCCCCAGACCGATGTGCGCTGGGAGCTGGACCTCAGCGTCTGGATCAAGCTCCCGGCGGTGATTGGTCTCCTGCCCGAAAGCCTGGTGCAGAGCAGCGGGGATCATCTACTGCGTCAGATCGTGCGCCAAATCTCTAGGCGCCTGACCTGGAAGGTCCAAGAGGACTTCCACGCCACCCATGGGCTGGACTGCCCGCCAAGACGGCGGGCCCAGTTCTGA
- a CDS encoding WecB/TagA/CpsF family glycosyltransferase, with protein MATPASPNAFDQPAWETAQVLGVQVAVAADVLEAALALKQRGGGQIVTLNAEMTMSALADPALGGAIAAADLVIPDGAGVVWALKRQGYRVRRSPGIELARQLLVEAAARSWRVALVGASPEVMALVSARLKKEIPGLNLQFSIHGYQSPEQWPGIEQQLREARPDLVLAALGVPRQETWIQRMHADQPGIWMGVGGSFDVWSGAKQRAPQWMCRLQIEWLYRLVQEPSRWRRMLALPEFAWAVLRGC; from the coding sequence ATGGCGACTCCCGCCAGCCCCAATGCGTTTGATCAGCCCGCCTGGGAGACCGCCCAGGTCTTGGGTGTGCAGGTGGCCGTGGCCGCCGATGTGCTCGAGGCCGCCCTGGCCTTGAAGCAACGGGGGGGCGGTCAGATCGTCACCTTGAACGCCGAGATGACGATGTCGGCCCTGGCCGATCCCGCCCTAGGTGGGGCGATCGCGGCGGCGGATCTGGTGATCCCTGATGGTGCCGGTGTGGTCTGGGCTCTCAAGCGCCAGGGTTACCGGGTGCGCCGCAGTCCAGGTATTGAGCTCGCCCGTCAGCTCCTGGTCGAGGCGGCTGCCCGCAGCTGGCGTGTGGCTTTGGTGGGCGCTAGCCCCGAGGTGATGGCGCTGGTCTCGGCCCGGCTGAAAAAAGAGATTCCTGGCCTGAACCTGCAGTTCAGCATCCACGGCTATCAAAGCCCGGAGCAGTGGCCCGGCATTGAGCAGCAACTCCGCGAGGCCAGGCCGGATCTGGTGCTCGCGGCCTTGGGTGTGCCGCGCCAAGAGACCTGGATCCAGCGCATGCATGCCGATCAGCCCGGTATTTGGATGGGAGTTGGCGGCAGTTTTGACGTCTGGTCGGGCGCGAAACAGCGTGCTCCCCAGTGGATGTGCCGTTTGCAGATCGAATGGCTGTATCGCCTCGTTCAAGAGCCAAGCCGTTGGCGCCGGATGTTGGCGCTGCCGGAATTTGCCTGGGCCGTCTTGCGCGGGTGCTAA
- a CDS encoding sensor histidine kinase KdpD, with the protein MQVSKRFLALLKQQLAQFADRPDLRSLVVYVALPSASGEPSLLSIGGWPKQVLALESDASRPSQDERSTRRWLALRDGPLLLGALRIDTDCWPWPTPLSDRLEATALCLTEALKLDLEQQRLGRQLALRDDQLKLLVHQLRNPLAALRTFGQLLRRRLDGDSANQALVDNLLSEQHQINRYLEAIDQLTQTPLLPPAQEGLQPLLLPPAFSSEDLHSLNQVLEPLLERAAGTAALQGRRWVPPGELPTQACNAAAVSEIVANLLENAFRYSRSGGGVGLVCQEQGDQLVLAVWDEGPEIPSAEREKIFRKGERGSTGLALDGSGLGLALGRDLAERIGGALELRVPPSGLDPKLPSAGNAFQLSLPKRPTATGSN; encoded by the coding sequence ATGCAAGTCTCCAAGCGGTTTCTCGCGCTGCTGAAACAGCAACTTGCCCAATTCGCAGATCGTCCTGATCTGCGGTCATTGGTGGTGTACGTGGCCCTCCCCAGCGCCAGTGGAGAACCCTCCCTGCTCTCGATTGGCGGCTGGCCCAAGCAAGTTTTGGCCCTCGAAAGCGATGCCAGTAGGCCATCGCAAGACGAGCGCAGTACGCGCCGTTGGCTCGCCCTGCGAGATGGACCGCTCCTACTTGGAGCCCTGCGAATCGACACCGACTGCTGGCCCTGGCCCACGCCCCTGAGTGATCGGCTGGAAGCAACAGCGCTCTGCCTCACCGAAGCGCTCAAGCTCGATCTGGAGCAACAACGACTCGGCCGTCAACTGGCCCTGCGGGACGACCAGCTCAAGCTGCTGGTCCATCAACTGCGCAATCCCCTGGCGGCCCTGCGCACCTTTGGACAACTGCTCAGGCGTCGACTCGATGGCGATAGCGCCAATCAAGCGTTGGTGGACAACCTGCTGAGCGAGCAGCACCAGATCAATCGCTATCTCGAAGCGATTGATCAACTCACCCAAACTCCCCTGCTGCCCCCCGCCCAAGAAGGCCTGCAACCGCTGCTGCTGCCGCCAGCCTTCAGCAGTGAGGACCTGCACTCCCTCAACCAAGTGCTAGAGCCCTTGCTGGAGCGCGCCGCTGGAACCGCCGCCTTGCAAGGCCGGCGCTGGGTGCCGCCTGGAGAGCTTCCGACGCAAGCGTGCAATGCCGCGGCCGTCTCCGAAATCGTGGCCAACCTGCTGGAGAACGCCTTCCGCTACAGCCGCTCTGGTGGCGGCGTCGGCCTGGTTTGCCAGGAGCAGGGCGATCAGCTCGTCCTGGCGGTATGGGATGAAGGGCCCGAAATACCCAGCGCCGAACGGGAGAAAATCTTCCGCAAAGGGGAACGGGGCAGCACCGGCCTTGCCCTCGACGGCAGCGGTCTGGGGCTGGCGCTAGGCCGGGACCTCGCGGAACGCATCGGCGGTGCACTGGAGCTACGGGTGCCGCCCTCCGGTCTCGATCCCAAACTGCCCAGCGCTGGCAATGCCTTCCAACTCAGCCTGCCGAAACGGCCAACAGCAACAGGATCCAACTAA
- the tgt gene encoding tRNA guanosine(34) transglycosylase Tgt: MSFHFEITARCTRTAARCGCFHTPHGVVTTPRFMPVGTLATVKGVTPAQLKATGAEMVLSNTFHLHLQPGEQIVADGGGLHRFMAWDGPMLTDSGGFQVFSLGDINTINDRGVVFRSPRDGARIDLTPERSMAIQMALGADVAMAFDQCPPYPATESEVETACRRTHAWLERCITSHTKDDQALFGIVQGGCFPHLREESARVISAMGLPGIAVGGVSVGEPAEEMHRIVRQVGPLLPDDKPHYLMGVGTLPEMAIAVANGFDLFDCVLPTRLGRHGAALVGGERWNLKNARFRHDHSPLDPSCSCPACTVHSRAYLHHLIKTDELLGKILLSLHNITQLVRFSTAMGQAIRDGCFSEDFAPWEPASPAAHTW, encoded by the coding sequence ATGAGCTTCCACTTCGAGATCACGGCCCGCTGCACGCGCACCGCCGCCCGTTGCGGCTGCTTTCACACCCCCCATGGCGTCGTCACCACCCCGCGCTTCATGCCCGTGGGGACGCTGGCCACGGTGAAGGGCGTCACGCCGGCGCAACTCAAAGCGACCGGGGCGGAGATGGTGCTCTCCAACACCTTCCACCTGCACCTTCAACCCGGTGAGCAGATCGTGGCGGATGGCGGCGGCTTGCACCGCTTCATGGCCTGGGACGGGCCAATGCTCACCGACTCCGGCGGCTTTCAGGTCTTCAGCCTGGGAGACATCAACACCATCAACGACCGCGGCGTGGTCTTTCGCTCCCCCCGCGATGGGGCCCGGATCGATCTCACCCCAGAGCGATCGATGGCGATCCAAATGGCCCTGGGTGCCGATGTGGCAATGGCCTTTGACCAGTGCCCGCCCTATCCCGCCACGGAAAGCGAGGTGGAGACAGCCTGCCGCCGCACCCATGCCTGGCTGGAGCGCTGCATCACGAGCCACACCAAGGACGATCAGGCCCTGTTCGGGATCGTGCAGGGGGGCTGCTTCCCGCACCTGCGCGAAGAATCGGCACGCGTCATCAGCGCCATGGGACTGCCAGGCATCGCCGTCGGTGGTGTGAGCGTGGGCGAGCCCGCCGAAGAAATGCACCGGATCGTGCGCCAGGTCGGCCCCTTACTTCCCGATGACAAGCCCCACTATCTGATGGGCGTTGGCACCCTCCCTGAAATGGCTATCGCCGTGGCCAATGGCTTCGATCTCTTTGATTGCGTGCTGCCCACCCGCCTGGGACGCCACGGCGCGGCCCTGGTGGGCGGCGAGCGCTGGAACTTGAAAAACGCCCGCTTCCGCCATGACCACAGCCCACTCGATCCCAGCTGCAGCTGCCCGGCCTGCACGGTCCACAGCCGCGCCTACCTCCACCACCTGATCAAAACGGATGAGCTGCTCGGAAAGATCCTGTTAAGCCTTCACAACATCACCCAACTAGTGCGCTTCAGCACAGCGATGGGACAGGCCATCCGTGACGGCTGTTTTTCAGAGGATTTCGCTCCGTGGGAACCAGCCTCTCCGGCCGCCCACACGTGGTAG
- the sfsA gene encoding DNA/RNA nuclease SfsA, which yields MPAATSLPVLALEDLHEGVLLKRYKRFLADVQLNSGEVVTAHCANTGPMTGVLHVGGRVRLRYAPSPTRKLAWTWEQAEVPGAGGQPVWVGINTALPNRLVRATIETGCLEPWLGPIESIRAEVAYGLNRRSRIDLLLTPAEGAKDPRPIYLEVKNTTWCDGDLALFPDTVTERGQKHLQELMGVLPEARAVLVPCLSRSDLGRFAPGDQADPRYGELFREALQAGVEVLPCRYSFSATGIDWLGVASVQAQSEGS from the coding sequence ATGCCAGCTGCCACTTCCCTGCCAGTACTGGCACTGGAGGACCTGCATGAGGGGGTCCTGCTCAAGCGCTACAAGCGCTTTCTCGCGGATGTGCAACTGAACAGCGGCGAGGTCGTGACGGCCCACTGCGCCAACACCGGACCGATGACCGGCGTGCTGCACGTCGGCGGGCGCGTCCGCCTGCGCTACGCCCCATCACCGACCCGCAAGCTCGCCTGGACCTGGGAGCAGGCCGAGGTGCCCGGTGCTGGCGGCCAGCCGGTCTGGGTCGGGATCAATACGGCCCTGCCCAACCGACTGGTGCGCGCCACGATCGAGACCGGCTGCCTTGAACCCTGGCTGGGTCCGATCGAGAGCATCCGTGCGGAGGTGGCCTATGGCCTCAACCGCCGCAGCCGCATTGACCTGCTGCTCACCCCAGCCGAGGGTGCGAAGGACCCGCGGCCGATCTACCTCGAGGTCAAAAACACCACCTGGTGCGACGGCGATCTCGCGCTCTTCCCAGACACGGTGACCGAACGGGGGCAGAAACACCTGCAGGAGCTGATGGGGGTCCTACCGGAGGCCCGGGCGGTGCTCGTGCCCTGCCTGAGCCGCTCCGACCTCGGGCGCTTCGCCCCCGGCGATCAAGCCGACCCGCGCTACGGCGAACTTTTCCGCGAAGCCCTGCAGGCTGGTGTGGAAGTCCTGCCCTGCCGCTACAGCTTCAGTGCAACGGGCATCGATTGGCTTGGGGTGGCCAGCGTCCAAGCCCAGAGCGAGGGCTCATAG